gaaGTACTCAAAGTCGAAGGGCTTTAGTGCAAGGAGAGCAAGACCTTCAAGAATAGTACTGGCGAGATTTACAAACAAAAGTTTGTATGTCATAGGCAAGGATTCAGGATGGAGAAATATTACACGATggaaaaaaggaagaaggagCCTAGATTGGAAACAAGAACTGGATGTGAAGCCCGAATGGATGTTAAATTTGTACCAGAAAGTGGAAGGTGGCATATCTTTTATTTCTCTGACCAACACAACCATGATCTATTGGATACACAATTCAGTGCTATGTTGCCTGCCCACAGAAAAATGTCAGAGGCAGATATTATGCAAATGATGAACATACTAAAGTCAGGGATTAGCACTTTACAGATATTTGGTCTTCTAGCTAGTCAAGCAGGCGGGTATGAATTTGTTGGCTATGGTCCCAGAGATATGTACAATTAGATTGCTCAGCAAAGGCGTTAAATTCCTGGTGATGCAGCACGAGTGTTGAAGAAGTTGGAGGATATGCGGTTGAAGGATCCACAATTATATTTCAAGGCATGTCACGATTCAAGAGGTTTGTTACGTAATTTGTTCTGGTCTGATGGGATTAGCCAACTAGACTACCGACTCTTCGGGGATGTTATAGCTTTTGATGCTACGTACAAGAAGAACAAGTATAGTTGTCCATTAGTCATATTCAGTGGGGTTAACCACCACAACCAAACAATTATTTTTGCTGCTGCATTAATTGCGGACGAAACTACTGATACATATATTTGGCTCTTGCGTCAGCTCATGTTTGCAATGAGGGGCAAGACCCCGACCTCAATCATAACTGATGGGGCCATGGCGATTAGGAATGCAGTGAGAGATGTATTTCCCGAAGTCAGACATAGATTATGCGCTTGGCACCTTATTCGAAATGCAACTAGCAATGTTGGGAATCCATCGTTTACatctaaatttagaaaaattatgaCAGGAGACTATGAGATTCCCGTGTTTAAGCGTAAGTGGGTTCAGCTTATTGAAGAATTTGGCATTGAGGATAAGCCGTGGGTGATCAACATGTACGAAGAGAAGCATATGTGGGGTACTGCATATCTAAGAGAAAAATTCTTTGCTGACTTTAGAACTACATCAAGATGTGAAGGTTTACACTCAGTTGTGGGAAGGTATGTGGGGTCGCGGTATGATTTGACGAGTTTTGTAGAGCATTTTCAAAGGTGTGTAGCACACATGCGCTTTAACAAATTTAATGCTGATTATGAATCTACACGTGGGGTGCCTGTCATGAAAACTTGTATAGAGCTGCTAGAGAGATATGCTGCTGAGTTATACACTCATGagatatttcttttctttcggcCATTTCTCTCCAGAGCTGGATCAATGCGGGTTCTGAACATAGATAATACCGATGATTGCATAAAGTACATTGTGTGTAAGCATGGGAGGCCCGATTTTATGTGGACCGTTGATTTTTGTCAAGAAGAAATGATCTTCATTTGTACCTGTTTAAGAATGGAGTCATTTGAAATTCCCTGCAAACATATTGTGAAAGTTCTGGTTGACAGAGACATCCGTGAGATTCCCCGGTCATTGGTATTGGATAGATGGACAAAAAAGGTTAAATCAGCACTCAATGATCCGTGTGGATTCACCAGGGATGCTGTTGTTATTAGTCGTCAAAGTGCTTTGGTGGAATTTTCTAAACAACTGGCTGCTGTTGCTGCTAAAGTACCAGAGAGATATGAAGAGACACGTGATTTAATTATGGGATTGTACTCATCTTACAAGGCTGCAGACGAAGGAGATAATCAACCTCACTCAGGTGTAGCTAGAAGTAGCAATCCGTATGTGCATCCAACCACTGGAGGCTCAGGACAGCCATctaagaagaagaagcggcAACGTTGTAGTGTTTGTCAAATGGAAGGACATAAGAAGACAACATGTCCTTGGCAAAAGGACATTGACAACAACGTTATAGAAAATGAAGCAATCGGTTTGGACGATGGCGACATGTGTACCGAAGCGACAGCTGAGTTAGATAGTGATAGTTAGCAACCTCCATAAACTTTAATGTTTTTGGGTAGAAAATCAGttcatatttgtattttttctttttcactataTTGATGAGATTTTATACATTCTTCCAATAGTCATACTTATGCTTTCTAGGTGTAATgagattttattaatatttttttgtctatttAGAATTATCGTAATTAGTATTCAATTGTTGTTTAGTGCTGCCGTGCTGGctacttatatatattaattatatgatGACTCATAATCAAAGTTCTGAAAACCGGACTGGACCGTCCAGTCGattccggttcaattgagaaccAGCAATGTAAGCGATCTGGTCCTTCATTTATAACCGTTCGAAATAAAACCGCTGAAAAACCTCTGAATTGGCCGAGAATCGGTCGGGTGGACCGGACCGGTAACCGGCAGGTTCAGAAAAAACGACGCGgtctcttaattaaaaaaaaagaaagaaccgGATCCACTCCACGTCTCCACCCAACCCCCCCTTTTTCCCATTCATTCATTTATTTCATTTCACTACTCACTCCCTGGAGAACTCTGAAGCAAAGGAACCCTAGCCCTCCATCGTCGCCGCCGTTTCCAGTTCATGAGCGCCGCCGCCGTCTCCAGTTCCTCAGCACCgccgcttcttcctcttccccgTGTCCGGAACCCAGTAAGTCGACAGGTCCTCGACGGCTCTTCATCTTAACTCaccaaaccaaaaccctagGCTCTCTCTGCATTTTGCGATGGTTCTGCCGCAGTGCTGCCGCCGTCCGTGCTGTCGGCGTCGTCCGTGGCCTGGCCCTCTCTTGTAGCTCGGCGTCCTGCTTTCCCGTCATCCGTCCGACCTCCGTGGCTTATCTGTTTTGTTGGCTTGGAGCAACTTGCTGCCGTATCACCGCTCGCCGTCGTCTCCCGAGTAGCCGTCGTCTCCCTGGTCGCCGTCCGTGCCTCCATCGAAGGTTAGTGTCTCTAGCTTTTTTGTTCGTGTCTCCGTCTTCTCTCCCCAGAGCCTCTATTTGTTGATTTTTAATGTGACATtgtgaaattgataatttttgCTGATTTTGTGCTGCTGCTCTTTCTTTGATTTCTGAAATTTTGGTTAACATTTTCTTGCTGCTGCTAACAGTGAAAATGAAATCATTATTGGAAATTCtgtttagggattagggattACTTGTTGCTGTTTGTAATGTTTGTTGAAATTTCAAGTTTAGTGTGATTAGGGATTACTTGTTGCTGTTGAAATTTCAGGTTCAGTGTGATTAGGGattagttgttgttgtttggtacttgctgctgctgttttagtgttttttaactTGACTCAACTGTTTTTGAATATTTGTTGATAGATTTATCGATTTTAGTATTTAGGGTGATTATTTGTTgctgtattttaattttagttgctGATTGTTCGTGATTTATGGCTCTTTTTAGTATATTGTGCTGATTGTAAGTGATTTCTGGCTGTGTGAATGTTCTTATTTCTGGCTCTGTGagtgttgttttgtttttgttttaaggcCCTATTTTGTGCTCAGTTTTCATTTTGTAGGAAATTATTTGACGTATATAAGAATTAAGAAGGAAGATTATCCTAACAGCTACTCTGTTGATTGATTCTAGTCCCCCACAAGCTTGATGATAGGAACCCTTCATCAATGGTTTGTTTATGGCATTGCATTAAAATATTAGCGTAGTTTGTTTGTTTATTCATTGAACTTCCACAAAAATCACTTGTTTATGATCCCCTTTTGTCCAGAATAAACAATTCTTGAGTCCTTGTTTAGCTTTATGTCAGGTGGATTATGTGCTATTAAGTTGTACAAGCTTAAGATTTCTCCTTTAATGTAGTATATGCAGGCTAATTTTGAATTGGTATAATTATACCACAAAGCTATACCAAAGGAACTGGATTGGTAGGAAGATCTTTATCAAAagctataattatattttaggatatatatttaaaatttatatattattttattctaaaatgatttttttggtTAGACCACGGTTGGACCGGTTCAACCAGTAAACCAGTGACTAAAGCGGTTTGATGATCGGTCCGGTTCTCTGAACCTTGCTCATAATACAttcatataaatttattataacatGTTTATTAATttgtcttttttatatatatggaaCTAATGATTATTTTTTCACTGCCATGTgtagaaataattattttagaataCTATATCATTAATTCCTTCGAATAAATAATACTATAAGTAAGTTGATCCTGgatgaataataaaagagaTAAAACGCTAAAGGTGCTATACTTTAATATTGATCTTTAATATAGATTGCAACAACCACATACACAAACAGATCAAACAATCTGTCTCATATAAGGAAGGGTAGAAAAACGGctgatgataaatttttaatactatACATACATATTTCACAATATTTCACAATAATAATATACTTGAATTAATCATTCTACTTATATGACAAGATCAATTTGCTTTCTTGGTGGGATTAGCACTTGGTTGCTTACAATTAATGACAATCTAGCTAGGTAATAATCCTAGACTCCTAGCTATTAGTATGTAGCTAGCTTCTTTAGTTTTTCCATTTCAATTATAATCCACTAATGTTCATTAAATTGAAGTAGCTAAGTATGAAAATAATTCGGTTATAATTTGGTTGTAACGAACTAAGATTTgggttttaaaactaatcagtCACAAATATAAATAACGATTACAagaatttattttcataaaCACGATTAAAATGGATAAATTTAAGGTTTGAGTATAACAAAAAtgtgttttcattttttctactttaatttcttttcataattttagaaacaagaagtaacaaaataatatttgtgtGGAATGGTTGTTGAAATAATGTTTGTATGAGATGGTTGTTGAAATAATAAATGGAAATGACATTAAAAATAtgtgtttttaaaataaattaaactaaaacattaaaaatatgtgtttttaaaataaattaaactaaaactcCATATGGTGCATAGAAATAGAGTAAAATTGAGAAAAGTAACGAAGCAATACATTTCTGTTTAAGAAGTCATTTAAAGAAATTTGCAAGAAGTACATCCACTAACTCTAACAAATAAATACGCACTAACCAAAGTATTACACTCTATCTAGATTAATTATAAGAACTGTGCATATTCCAAAACTCCTCGACCGATGCTATAATCTGTGGCTTCTTATGGTTGATCCGACTCCGGAGTATATGCACCGCGGTTATCATGCGAATATCATGATCATCGAGCTAGAAATTATACATTATGAATTAGTACCAAAAAATAGGGATTAAATATTAGAGATTTGTTTTATAAATGCTCACCTTATTGTTACCATATGGCTTAAATTCATAAGTCATATCCATCCACTTCATCACCCAAGTTGCAGAGTTCAAGCTTGAGGAACATTGAGGTATATCTTCTGGTCTTTCAACTTTGTAGTCATGAAATTGTTTATTATACTCTTGAATGCCATCATCCTTGTAAAAGTTTGACGTGATGACTTGCTCCAGTACGTGTGCCTGATTTCATTTCACtggttaaataataaaaacaaaataagatctaaaagcttatgtaaatttttcCACGGACTTACTAGTGTCTTCATAACACGTTCACAAAAGCGAATTCTGTCATCATTAAAATGGGTGTCCATGTGATAAATTGCATGCTCGCAAACCGATATTACCATTAGATACCAGTGGTCATCCTCTTGAATAGGAACATATATCTAAACCATAAAAATTTGCCCCTCGGTTATGTATGCTGATAATGGAAAACTGTATCCAACAAAGAATCTTAAGAAAAAATTCTTACAAATTTTAAATCAGCAGTAGGTTgcataaatttataaatgtagtattccatcttcttctttaaatctTTCTTGTTGAAGACATCCACCTAGTTCATTAATGCAAACCAATATAGTCTttagtacatgataaagaagtataGTTCTATATCAGCATTACATTTGTAACTAAAGATAAATGAACTTATCTTTTCAGTGTTATAGAACATACCACAAATCTCGATGGAAGTTGCCATGTTGTCTTGAAACTTACATCAGATTGATCATCAGTGCATTTCAATGCCGCTAATTcaagaatatggatcacaatcCAAATATATATTAAGAGATCATGCCCAGAACCGAACGTAGATTAACTAATAGATTACTTGTGTACCTTATCAGTAATGGGTCTGTCAGGTATGAAATGTGCAAAGTCTGATCTAGTTGCTCTGATTGTATTTGTTACGACAAGTTCTTCACTGTATCCATTAAAAATCGAAACACATTAGATTGGCCCTCATTCACCGACAACAAAGATAATATCAAATTAACTTACGATGGATCTAGTGATGCTGAAAATATATATGCACAGGCCTTTATCTGATCTTCCAAAAGACGCATGGTTGGAGTTGGCATAAATTGACACTGCATTGACtacaaattttaatacaaaagtaTTAGCAATTCATCACTAAATGTAATAATTAGCAATGCCCATAAGAAACTATATAATTTAAGTGGTAATTACGTTGGTAATGGAAAAGAAATACACAGCTCTTCTATAGTCTTTTGTGGGTTGGCTCAGTGCATAAGACGCCTTTGATTTATTGACTGATTTGGGCTCAATCTTTGGCTTTCTAATTCCGCTTGGGTGAGTGAACGGTAATTTTTTCTGCGTCCCTATAATGCTCTTACCCTAAGAAAAAAAACAGTTTCAGTATATTCTTATTATCATGTTAAGAATATCAAATAATAAGAGTTATGAAATTTTACTATACATGCATATACCTTtgacatatttttcttttttggtgcGGATCTTATAGTTGGAGATACTGGTTTGTCCATATTGATCTTGATGTGGAACGGATCATCATGGGTGAAAGACATATGATCCAGTACAGTAAGATCATCCTCATCGTCTGATATAGCCGTATGAATATCAATAGCCGAACTCTTAGCCTTCAATCTTGAGATTGGATGTGTGTTTTGTACAGAGAGCTTGGTCGGAGTCTCGAAATCATTGTTCAGACTGAGTTGTGATATCATTGTCTCAATGCGGCTTACAAATTCAaggattttatcaattattacGTCCCGAGCAATGTTTACAACTCTCATTGACTGCAAAAAAGAATGGTAAAAAAGGTTATAATATATAACTTAttttacataatatatattaattactgTTTGTCACATCAAATTACTTCCATGCTAGAGAGGACATTGTCCACTTTACTAGACAATTCTTGAACTTTATTTAGATTCTCGCTTTGAATAACATCGTCAAAAATAACTTGGTCATcctgtagaaaataaaaaacataaaattttaaattactcgTAATACATTATACTAGAAATTAAAAACCCATTAAGTCTTACCTTAGCACTAGGAATTGTAGTTTCAAGTTGGTCACCAAAATCAACTTTGATAACATTACAGTCCAGTGACATATTCTGTGTGTTACATGCATCATTAGAGACCCCCACTATATCTTCTTTAGAAGGAATATCCATGATTATTATCAACGGAAGAATATATTACGAGTAGACTTAGTT
The Arachis duranensis cultivar V14167 chromosome 5, aradu.V14167.gnm2.J7QH, whole genome shotgun sequence genome window above contains:
- the LOC107489124 gene encoding protein FAR1-RELATED SEQUENCE 5-like encodes the protein MRLKDPQLYFKACHDSRGLLRNLFWSDGISQLDYRLFGDVIAFDATYKKNKYSCPLVIFSGVNHHNQTIIFAAALIADETTDTYIWLLRQLMFAMRGKTPTSIITDGAMAIRNAVRDVFPEVRHRLCAWHLIRNATSNVGNPSFTSKFRKIMTGDYEIPVFKRKWVQLIEEFGIEDKPWVINMYEEKHMWGTAYLREKFFADFRTTSRCEGLHSVVGRYVGSRYDLTSFVEHFQRCVAHMRFNKFNADYESTRGVPVMKTCIELLERYAAELYTHEIFLFFRPFLSRAGSMRVLNIDNTDDCIKYIVCKHGRPDFMWTVDFCQEEMIFICTCLRMESFEIPCKHIVKVLVDRDIREIPRSLVLDRWTKKVKSALNDPCGFTRDAVVISRQSALVEFSKQLAAVAAKVPERYEETRDLIMGLYSSYKAADEGDNQPHSGVARSSNPYVHPTTGGSGQPSKKKKRQRCSVCQMEGHKKTTCPWQKDIDNNVIENEAIGLDDGDMCTEATAELDSDILKTGLDRPVDSGSIENQQCKRSGPSFITVRNKTAEKPLNWPRIGRVDRTGNRQQRNPSPPSSPPFPVHERRRRLQFLSTAASSSSPCPEPMLPPSVLSASSVAWPSLVARRPAFPSSVRPPWLICFVGLEQLAAVSPLAVVSRVAVVSLVAVRASIEGNYLTYIRIKKEDYPNSYSVD